One window of the Microbulbifer sp. Q7 genome contains the following:
- the grpE gene encoding nucleotide exchange factor GrpE, protein MAKERSEDEQIETGEQAAEVETPDAEEQHAAEEALAEELAADRDADKEAALEEEIASLHQQLADHKDMVLRAQAEVQNARRRAQQDVEKAHKFGVEKLIKELLPVVDNLERALSTIDISDESQKAVVEGIELTQKSFIDTLVKAGVEVVNPAGEPFDPELHQAMTQVPNGDVEPNTVLDVFQKGYRLNGRLVRPAMVVVSKAP, encoded by the coding sequence GTGGCCAAAGAGCGCAGCGAAGACGAACAGATTGAGACCGGCGAACAGGCCGCCGAGGTGGAAACCCCGGATGCGGAAGAACAGCACGCGGCCGAAGAGGCGCTGGCGGAAGAGCTGGCGGCTGACCGGGATGCGGATAAAGAAGCTGCTCTGGAGGAGGAAATCGCCTCCCTGCACCAGCAGCTCGCCGATCATAAAGACATGGTGCTGCGCGCCCAGGCTGAGGTGCAGAATGCCCGCCGCCGCGCCCAGCAGGATGTGGAAAAGGCGCACAAGTTTGGTGTGGAGAAGCTGATCAAGGAATTGTTGCCGGTTGTGGACAACCTGGAGCGTGCGCTCTCCACCATCGACATCAGCGATGAATCGCAAAAAGCGGTGGTCGAGGGTATTGAGCTGACCCAGAAGTCCTTTATCGACACCCTGGTGAAAGCCGGTGTGGAAGTGGTCAATCCGGCGGGTGAGCCCTTTGATCCGGAACTGCACCAAGCCATGACCCAGGTGCCCAATGGGGATGTGGAGCCGAACACGGTGCTCGACGTGTTCCAGAAAGGCTATCGCCTGAACGGCCGCCTGGTGCGCCCGGCGATGGTCGTTGTCAGCAAGGCGCCGTAA
- the recN gene encoding DNA repair protein RecN, with translation MLLHLSISQFTLVDQLELEFGPGTSTLTGETGAGKSITLDALGLALGDRGNGELVRAGAKRADIHATFDIAQHAEARAWLEEQEMDAGREVILRRTISADGRSRAYINGQPVTLMQLRTLGEQLIDIHSQHEHQSLLKKDTHRRLLDEYAHAEAHSAEVRIHYKTWQDQYRRYRKLADSAEETQARRDLLEYQLEELEQLNLQPSELEELESEQRQLANAGDILNGSYQLAALLNGGEGDIAEQLHRALQLVGAMPEQSAALAEVAQMLDSARIQIEEAGSTLSRHIDRFEIDPERLAEVEERLSAIYSIARKHRVQPAQLPELQQQWQQELEEIGAPDALDKLAAECDALEQAFRTSAGKLSKLRAAAATRLAEAVNAQLADLAMPHARVELALSPLDKPSATGLEEVEILIATNPGQPPRPLGKIASGGELSRVSLAIQVITAQTSRTPTLVFDEVDVGIGGATGDVVGKLLRQLGERGQVICVTHLAQVAARAHRQYLVEKHSDGDNAFVALRELKDEARCREIARMLGGETTAQSLAHAEEMLGRN, from the coding sequence ATGTTGCTACACCTGTCTATCAGCCAATTCACCCTGGTCGACCAGTTGGAACTGGAATTCGGCCCCGGTACCAGCACCCTCACCGGCGAGACCGGCGCGGGCAAATCCATCACCCTGGATGCCCTCGGCCTCGCCCTGGGCGACCGTGGCAATGGCGAGCTGGTGCGGGCCGGTGCCAAGCGCGCAGACATTCACGCAACCTTCGATATCGCCCAGCACGCCGAGGCGCGCGCCTGGCTCGAGGAACAGGAAATGGATGCCGGGCGCGAGGTGATCCTGCGCCGCACCATCAGTGCCGATGGCCGCTCGCGGGCCTACATCAACGGCCAGCCGGTAACCCTGATGCAGCTGCGCACCCTCGGCGAGCAGTTGATCGATATCCACAGCCAGCACGAGCATCAGTCGCTGCTGAAGAAAGACACCCACCGGCGCCTGCTGGACGAATACGCCCACGCCGAAGCCCACAGCGCCGAAGTGCGTATTCACTACAAAACCTGGCAGGACCAGTACCGCCGCTACCGCAAACTGGCCGACAGCGCCGAGGAAACCCAAGCCCGCCGGGACCTGCTGGAATACCAACTGGAGGAACTCGAACAGCTCAACCTCCAGCCCAGCGAGCTGGAAGAGCTGGAAAGTGAGCAGCGCCAACTGGCCAATGCGGGCGATATCCTGAATGGCAGCTACCAGCTGGCCGCACTACTCAATGGCGGGGAAGGCGATATTGCCGAGCAGCTGCACCGCGCACTGCAACTGGTGGGCGCCATGCCGGAGCAGAGTGCGGCACTGGCAGAAGTGGCGCAGATGCTCGACAGCGCGCGCATCCAGATCGAAGAGGCCGGCAGCACCCTGTCGCGGCATATCGACCGCTTTGAGATCGACCCGGAACGCCTGGCCGAAGTGGAAGAGCGCCTCTCGGCGATTTATTCCATCGCGCGCAAACACCGGGTACAGCCTGCGCAGCTGCCCGAGCTGCAACAGCAGTGGCAGCAGGAGCTTGAGGAAATCGGCGCGCCGGATGCCCTCGACAAACTGGCTGCCGAGTGCGATGCACTGGAACAGGCATTCCGCACCAGCGCCGGCAAACTCAGCAAACTGCGTGCGGCCGCCGCCACCAGGCTCGCCGAGGCCGTCAATGCCCAGCTGGCCGACCTCGCCATGCCCCACGCCCGTGTGGAACTGGCACTGAGCCCGCTGGACAAACCCTCTGCCACCGGCCTCGAAGAAGTGGAAATCCTGATCGCCACCAACCCGGGCCAGCCGCCGCGCCCGCTCGGCAAGATTGCCTCCGGTGGCGAATTATCACGGGTCAGCCTGGCCATCCAGGTGATCACCGCGCAGACCTCGCGCACCCCCACGCTGGTGTTCGACGAGGTCGATGTGGGTATCGGCGGCGCCACCGGTGATGTGGTCGGCAAGCTGCTGCGCCAGCTGGGCGAGCGCGGGCAGGTCATCTGCGTGACCCACCTTGCACAGGTAGCGGCGCGCGCCCATCGACAATACCTGGTGGAAAAACACAGCGATGGTGACAATGCCTTTGTGGCACTGCGTGAGCTCAAGGATGAAGCGCGCTGCCGGGAGATCGCGCGCATGCTGGGGGGCGAGACCACGGCCCAGTCCCTGGCCCACGCGGAAGAAATGCTCGGCCGCAACTGA
- a CDS encoding outer membrane protein assembly factor BamE, whose amino-acid sequence MPSVVRILLITALCSVATACSLFKFPGVHRIQVQQGNIITQEMVDQLRPDMTRRQVRFVLGTPLLEDTFNPNRWDYINRVRSPKGEETQKRFSVYFNGDRLIETSGDWQPSGWP is encoded by the coding sequence ATGCCATCAGTTGTACGAATTCTACTGATTACCGCACTCTGCAGCGTTGCCACGGCCTGCAGCCTGTTCAAGTTTCCCGGCGTTCACCGTATCCAGGTGCAGCAGGGCAATATCATTACCCAGGAAATGGTGGACCAGCTAAGGCCCGACATGACCCGCCGCCAGGTGCGTTTTGTACTGGGCACACCCCTACTGGAAGACACGTTTAACCCCAACCGTTGGGATTACATCAATCGTGTGCGCAGCCCCAAGGGCGAAGAGACCCAGAAGCGTTTTTCCGTGTACTTCAACGGCGACCGCCTGATCGAGACCAGCGGCGACTGGCAGCCCAGCGGCTGGCCCTGA
- a CDS encoding type II toxin-antitoxin system RatA family toxin, translating to MTNIERSALVMFSAEQMFDLVNDVASYPQFLPGCRSAEILHRDAETLEARLDLSRAGISQSFVTRNRLFRPERMELVLVDGPFSEFSGTWLFTPLAENACKVSFALQFSVQNRLLGAAAGKLFSGIANQMVDAMCERAKQIYGAES from the coding sequence ATGACAAATATTGAGCGCAGCGCACTGGTGATGTTCAGTGCAGAGCAGATGTTTGACCTGGTGAATGATGTCGCCAGTTATCCACAGTTCCTGCCGGGGTGCCGCAGCGCGGAAATACTACACCGGGATGCGGAGACGCTGGAGGCGCGGCTGGATTTGTCCCGCGCGGGTATCTCCCAGAGCTTTGTGACCCGCAATCGGCTGTTCCGACCGGAGCGCATGGAGCTGGTGCTGGTGGACGGTCCGTTTAGTGAATTCAGCGGTACCTGGTTGTTTACGCCGCTGGCAGAGAACGCCTGCAAGGTGAGCTTCGCACTGCAGTTCAGTGTGCAGAACCGGCTGCTTGGGGCCGCTGCGGGGAAGCTGTTCAGCGGCATTGCCAACCAGATGGTGGATGCGATGTGTGAACGGGCGAAACAGATTTATGGAGCCGAATCATGA
- the ispB gene encoding octaprenyl diphosphate synthase yields MLPFHQVAADDFAAVNQRIIDQLHSDVPLVENIGHYLVEAGGKRLRPLLVLLCSRAAGYKGDNHITLAAIIEFIHTATLLHDDVVDTSDMRRGRITANAQWGNAPAVLVGDFLYSRAFQMMVALKDMDIMSILSDTTNTIAEGEVQQLVNAGDPAVTEANYLTVIHKKTGALFEAACETAAVLAGCSEDERKSLKLYGRHLGSAFQLVDDALDYRGNAEELGKNVGDDLAEGKPTLPLIHAMANGTAEQAALVREAIEQKSADKLAEVVAVIDACGALDYTLERARAEVDLALEKLEFLPESAHKTALQQLASFAIERTV; encoded by the coding sequence ATGTTGCCCTTCCACCAGGTAGCCGCCGACGACTTTGCGGCCGTCAACCAACGTATCATTGATCAGCTGCACTCCGACGTCCCGCTTGTGGAAAACATCGGACACTATCTGGTTGAGGCCGGCGGCAAGCGCCTGCGCCCGCTGCTGGTGCTGCTGTGCAGCCGCGCAGCCGGCTATAAAGGCGACAACCACATCACCCTGGCCGCCATCATTGAATTTATCCACACCGCTACCCTGCTGCACGATGACGTGGTGGACACCTCCGATATGCGCCGCGGCCGCATCACCGCCAATGCCCAGTGGGGCAACGCCCCGGCTGTACTGGTGGGCGACTTCCTCTACTCCCGCGCCTTCCAGATGATGGTAGCCCTCAAGGATATGGACATCATGTCCATTCTGTCCGACACCACCAACACCATTGCCGAGGGCGAGGTGCAGCAGCTGGTCAACGCCGGCGATCCGGCGGTCACGGAAGCAAACTACCTGACGGTGATCCACAAGAAGACCGGCGCCCTGTTTGAGGCAGCCTGTGAAACCGCCGCCGTGCTGGCCGGCTGCAGTGAGGACGAGCGCAAATCGCTCAAGCTGTACGGGCGCCACCTGGGCTCCGCCTTCCAGCTGGTGGACGACGCCCTGGACTATCGCGGCAACGCCGAGGAACTGGGCAAGAATGTGGGCGACGACCTGGCCGAAGGAAAGCCCACCCTGCCCCTAATCCACGCCATGGCCAACGGCACCGCCGAGCAGGCCGCACTGGTGCGCGAGGCCATTGAGCAGAAGAGCGCAGACAAGCTTGCGGAGGTTGTGGCGGTGATCGACGCCTGCGGTGCTCTGGACTACACCCTGGAGCGGGCCCGCGCCGAGGTCGACCTGGCACTGGAAAAACTGGAGTTCCTGCCGGAGAGCGCGCACAAGACGGCGCTACAGCAGCTGGCCAGCTTCGCCATCGAGCGAACGGTCTGA
- the dnaJ gene encoding molecular chaperone DnaJ has protein sequence MSKRDYYEVLGVSKGADEKELKKAYRRVAMKFHPDRNPDDKEAENKFKEANEAYEVLSDPQKKAAYDQFGHAGVEGQAGGAGAGGFGGFSDIFGDVFGDIFGGGAGGGRRGPQRGSDLRYDLDLDLEDAVRGTTVKIKVPTLANCGTCHGSGAKAGSQPQTCGTCGGAGQVRMQQGFFSVQQTCPNCRGRGTVISDPCGSCHGRGRVEETKTLSVKVPPGVDTGDRIRLAGEGEAGPDGGPAGDLYVQVMVREHELFQRDGKNLYCEVPISFVTAALGGEMEVPTLEGKVKLKIPAESQTGKLFRLRGKGVTPVRGGAPGDLLCRVVVETPVNLSAKQKELLEAFADTLSEKKNSPRQTGWFEGVKSFFGDMKL, from the coding sequence ATGTCCAAACGCGATTACTACGAAGTCCTTGGCGTCAGCAAGGGTGCGGATGAAAAAGAGCTGAAAAAGGCTTACCGCCGGGTGGCGATGAAGTTTCACCCGGACCGCAATCCTGACGATAAAGAGGCGGAGAACAAGTTCAAGGAGGCCAACGAGGCCTACGAAGTCCTGTCCGATCCGCAGAAGAAGGCGGCCTACGACCAGTTCGGCCACGCCGGCGTCGAGGGGCAGGCTGGCGGTGCGGGTGCCGGCGGCTTCGGTGGATTCTCCGATATTTTCGGCGACGTGTTCGGCGATATCTTTGGCGGCGGCGCTGGCGGCGGCCGTCGCGGCCCCCAGCGCGGTTCCGACCTGCGCTATGACCTGGACCTGGATCTGGAAGACGCGGTGCGCGGCACCACCGTCAAGATCAAGGTGCCGACCCTGGCCAACTGTGGCACCTGCCACGGCTCCGGTGCCAAGGCCGGCTCCCAGCCCCAGACCTGTGGTACCTGTGGTGGCGCCGGCCAGGTGCGTATGCAGCAGGGCTTCTTCTCGGTACAGCAGACCTGCCCCAACTGTCGCGGGCGCGGTACCGTCATCAGTGACCCCTGCGGTAGCTGTCACGGCCGCGGCCGGGTGGAAGAGACCAAGACCCTGTCGGTCAAGGTACCGCCGGGTGTGGATACCGGTGACCGCATCCGTCTCGCCGGCGAAGGTGAGGCGGGGCCCGATGGCGGGCCCGCAGGCGACCTGTACGTACAGGTGATGGTGCGTGAGCACGAGCTGTTCCAGCGCGATGGCAAGAACCTGTACTGCGAAGTGCCCATCAGCTTCGTCACCGCTGCCCTCGGTGGCGAGATGGAAGTGCCCACGCTGGAAGGCAAGGTCAAGCTGAAGATTCCCGCGGAAAGCCAGACCGGCAAATTGTTCCGTCTGCGCGGCAAGGGGGTAACCCCGGTGCGCGGCGGTGCGCCGGGCGACCTTTTGTGCCGGGTGGTGGTGGAGACCCCGGTCAACCTGAGCGCCAAGCAGAAGGAGCTGCTGGAGGCGTTTGCCGATACCCTGAGCGAGAAGAAAAACTCTCCCCGCCAGACCGGCTGGTTTGAAGGGGTGAAGAGCTTCTTCGGCGACATGAAGCTGTAA
- the rpmA gene encoding 50S ribosomal protein L27, translated as MAHKKAGGSTRNGRDSESKRLGVKRFGGQAVSAGSIIVRQRGTKFHAGVNVGMGKDHTLFATADGVVKFEVKGANNRKFVSIETA; from the coding sequence ATGGCACATAAGAAAGCTGGCGGTAGTACGCGCAATGGTCGCGATTCCGAAAGTAAACGCCTGGGCGTTAAGCGCTTTGGCGGCCAAGCGGTTTCCGCAGGCAGCATCATCGTTCGTCAACGTGGCACCAAGTTCCACGCTGGCGTTAACGTTGGTATGGGCAAAGATCACACCCTGTTCGCTACCGCCGATGGCGTAGTGAAGTTTGAGGTGAAGGGCGCCAACAACCGTAAGTTTGTTTCTATCGAAACAGCCTAA
- a CDS encoding 1-acyl-sn-glycerol-3-phosphate acyltransferase encodes MQTTIFNTPIVTPVLRLVARLLLKLHGWKIVADERALKLKKYVLLAAPHTSNWDGYFFILAALKLKVNPQWMGKDKLFQFPLGGTMRWFGGIAVDRSKANNLVEATINQYKSREELVIAVPPEGTRGKSERWKTGFYHIARGAAVPVVCGFVDFARKEAGLGPVMEMGENLARELARFGEYYATKVGKYPGDYTPPV; translated from the coding sequence ATGCAAACAACCATTTTCAATACTCCCATCGTTACACCTGTCCTGCGCCTGGTGGCGCGGCTGCTGCTGAAGCTGCACGGCTGGAAAATCGTCGCGGATGAGCGCGCGCTGAAGCTGAAAAAGTACGTACTGCTGGCCGCCCCCCACACATCTAACTGGGATGGCTACTTCTTCATCCTCGCGGCCCTCAAGCTGAAGGTGAACCCGCAGTGGATGGGCAAAGACAAACTGTTCCAGTTCCCCCTGGGCGGCACCATGCGCTGGTTTGGCGGCATTGCCGTGGATCGCAGCAAGGCCAACAATCTGGTGGAAGCCACCATTAACCAGTACAAGTCCCGCGAGGAGCTGGTGATCGCGGTGCCGCCGGAGGGCACCCGCGGTAAGTCCGAACGCTGGAAAACCGGCTTTTACCACATCGCCCGCGGTGCCGCGGTACCGGTGGTATGCGGCTTTGTCGACTTTGCGCGCAAGGAGGCTGGCCTGGGGCCGGTGATGGAGATGGGCGAGAACCTGGCCCGCGAACTGGCACGCTTTGGCGAGTACTACGCCACCAAGGTCGGCAAGTACCCCGGCGACTACACGCCTCCGGTATAA
- the cgtA gene encoding Obg family GTPase CgtA produces MKFVDEAPITVQAGNGGKGCLSFRREKFVAKGGPDGGDGGDGGSVYLVADESLNTLVDYRYQPNYQAQNGEAGRGRNCTGAKGESLELKVPVGTTAIDVDTGETLGDLLEPGEKLLVAQGGWHGLGNTRFKSSTNRAPRQTSPGSEGERRNIKLELKVLADVGMLGLPNAGKSTFIRAVSAAKPKVANYPFTTLVPNLGVVKVQKYRSFVIADIPGLIEGAAEGAGLGIRFLKHLTRCRVLLHLVDLAPFDGSDPAQNALAIERELEAFSPTLAKRERWLVLNKTDLVPADELEERCQSVVNALGWQGPVFRVAAIRGEGTDVLSGQLMDYLEERKEMEELDGDLYEAEQEAQRQMQREARERIEHLREAQRAKRKAAQESDEDDEDWDDDDYDVDVEYRP; encoded by the coding sequence ATGAAATTTGTAGATGAAGCGCCGATCACGGTGCAGGCCGGCAACGGCGGTAAGGGATGCTTGAGCTTTCGACGGGAGAAATTCGTCGCCAAAGGCGGCCCCGACGGTGGCGATGGCGGCGATGGCGGCTCCGTGTATCTGGTGGCTGATGAGTCACTGAATACCCTAGTGGACTACCGCTACCAGCCCAACTACCAGGCCCAGAACGGCGAGGCTGGGCGCGGTCGCAACTGCACCGGTGCCAAGGGTGAAAGCCTGGAGCTCAAGGTGCCGGTGGGCACCACCGCGATCGATGTAGATACCGGTGAAACCCTCGGCGACCTGCTGGAGCCCGGCGAGAAACTGCTGGTGGCGCAGGGCGGCTGGCACGGGCTCGGCAATACCCGGTTCAAGTCCAGTACCAATCGCGCGCCGCGCCAGACGTCCCCCGGTAGCGAGGGTGAGCGCCGCAATATCAAGCTGGAGCTGAAGGTGCTGGCGGATGTGGGCATGCTTGGCCTGCCCAATGCGGGCAAGTCCACGTTCATTCGTGCGGTATCGGCGGCCAAGCCCAAGGTGGCCAATTATCCGTTTACCACCCTGGTGCCGAACCTCGGTGTGGTGAAGGTGCAGAAGTACCGCAGCTTTGTGATTGCGGATATTCCCGGATTGATCGAGGGTGCGGCGGAAGGTGCCGGCCTCGGTATTCGCTTCCTGAAGCACCTGACCCGCTGCCGTGTACTGCTGCACCTGGTGGACCTGGCGCCGTTTGACGGCTCGGACCCCGCGCAGAATGCGCTGGCGATCGAGCGCGAACTGGAGGCCTTCAGCCCCACCCTGGCCAAGCGCGAGCGCTGGCTGGTACTGAACAAGACCGACCTGGTGCCGGCGGACGAGCTGGAAGAGCGTTGCCAGTCGGTGGTCAATGCGCTCGGTTGGCAGGGCCCGGTATTCCGTGTCGCCGCCATTCGCGGGGAGGGTACCGATGTGCTTTCCGGCCAGTTGATGGACTACCTGGAAGAGCGCAAGGAGATGGAAGAGCTGGACGGCGACCTGTACGAGGCGGAGCAGGAAGCGCAGCGTCAGATGCAGCGCGAGGCACGCGAGCGTATCGAGCATTTGCGCGAGGCGCAGCGGGCAAAACGCAAAGCGGCGCAAGAATCTGACGAAGATGATGAAGATTGGGACGACGATGACTATGACGTCGATGTAGAATATCGTCCCTGA
- the dnaK gene encoding molecular chaperone DnaK, with protein MGKIIGIDLGTTNSCVAVLDGDKARVIENAEGDRTTPSIVAFTDDNEVLVGQSAKRQSVTNPTNTLYAVKRLIGRKFKDDVVQKDIKMVPYSIVEAENGDAWVEVKGDKKAPPQISAEVLKKMKKTAEDFLGEKVDAAVITVPAYFNDSQRQATKDAGRIAGLDVKRIINEPTAAALAYGMDKAGGDRTIAVYDLGGGTFDISIIEIADVDGEKQFEVLSTNGDTFLGGEDFDLRLIDYLAEQFKKEQGIDLKGDPLAMQRLKEAAEKAKIELSSSQQTEVNLPYITADATGPKHLVVKLTRAKLESLVEDLVTRSLEPVKTALADADLSASGIDEVILVGGQTRMPLVQAKVTEFFGKEPRKDVNPDEAVAVGAAIQGAVLGGDVKDVLLLDVTPLTLGIETMGGVATPLIDKNTTIPTKKSQVFSTADDNQTAVTIHVVQGERKQAAQNKSLGRFDLADIPPAPRGMPQIEVTFDIDANGILHVHAKDKATGKEQSIVIKASSGLSDEEIEKMVQDAEANAEADKQFEELVTTRNTLDGLISATRKTLEEAGDKATADEKAAIDAALSEAEEAVKGNDKAAMEAATTKLTEASGPVAQKMYAEQAQASEAAAEQAEQASSGGKSGGDDAVDAEFEEVKDDKKEDK; from the coding sequence ATGGGAAAAATCATCGGCATCGACCTGGGTACCACCAACAGCTGTGTGGCGGTACTGGACGGCGACAAGGCTCGCGTAATTGAAAACGCGGAAGGCGATCGCACAACCCCTTCCATCGTTGCGTTCACCGACGACAACGAAGTGCTGGTGGGCCAGTCCGCCAAGCGCCAGTCCGTGACCAACCCCACCAACACCCTGTACGCCGTCAAGCGCCTGATCGGCCGCAAGTTCAAGGACGACGTGGTACAGAAAGACATCAAGATGGTGCCTTACTCCATCGTTGAAGCCGAAAACGGTGATGCCTGGGTAGAGGTGAAGGGCGACAAGAAAGCTCCGCCGCAGATCTCTGCTGAAGTACTGAAGAAAATGAAGAAAACCGCGGAAGACTTCCTCGGTGAGAAAGTAGACGCGGCGGTAATCACCGTGCCGGCCTACTTCAATGACTCCCAGCGTCAGGCCACCAAAGACGCCGGCCGTATCGCCGGCCTGGACGTCAAGCGCATCATCAACGAGCCGACTGCGGCAGCGCTGGCCTACGGCATGGACAAAGCCGGCGGCGACCGCACCATCGCGGTCTACGACCTGGGTGGTGGTACTTTCGATATCTCCATCATTGAAATCGCCGACGTCGATGGCGAGAAGCAGTTTGAAGTGCTGTCCACCAACGGTGACACCTTCCTCGGTGGTGAAGACTTCGACCTGCGCCTGATCGACTACCTGGCAGAGCAGTTCAAGAAAGAACAGGGCATCGACCTGAAGGGCGATCCCCTGGCCATGCAGCGCCTGAAAGAAGCGGCGGAAAAAGCCAAGATCGAGCTGTCTTCCAGCCAGCAGACCGAAGTGAACCTGCCGTACATCACCGCAGACGCCACCGGTCCCAAGCATCTTGTGGTCAAACTGACCCGCGCCAAGCTGGAAAGCCTGGTGGAAGACCTGGTCACCCGCTCCCTGGAGCCGGTAAAAACCGCGCTGGCCGACGCGGACCTGTCTGCTTCCGGCATCGACGAAGTGATTCTGGTGGGCGGTCAGACTCGCATGCCGCTGGTGCAGGCGAAGGTGACCGAGTTCTTCGGCAAAGAGCCGCGGAAAGACGTGAACCCGGACGAAGCGGTTGCCGTGGGCGCGGCGATTCAGGGCGCGGTACTGGGCGGCGACGTGAAAGACGTACTGCTGCTGGACGTTACCCCGCTGACCCTGGGTATCGAAACCATGGGTGGCGTGGCCACTCCGCTGATCGACAAGAACACCACCATCCCGACCAAAAAGTCCCAGGTGTTCTCCACCGCGGATGACAACCAGACTGCGGTGACCATTCACGTGGTGCAGGGTGAGCGCAAGCAGGCGGCACAGAACAAGTCCCTGGGTCGTTTCGACCTGGCCGACATCCCGCCGGCGCCGCGCGGCATGCCGCAGATCGAAGTGACCTTCGATATCGATGCCAACGGTATCCTGCACGTGCACGCCAAAGACAAGGCGACCGGCAAGGAGCAGTCCATCGTGATCAAGGCCTCTTCCGGCCTGTCCGATGAAGAGATCGAAAAAATGGTGCAGGACGCCGAGGCCAACGCCGAAGCGGACAAGCAGTTCGAGGAGCTGGTCACCACCCGCAATACCCTCGACGGCCTGATCTCTGCCACGCGCAAGACGCTGGAAGAAGCTGGCGACAAGGCTACCGCGGACGAGAAAGCGGCTATTGATGCGGCGCTCTCCGAAGCGGAAGAAGCGGTGAAAGGCAACGACAAGGCAGCTATGGAAGCAGCCACCACCAAGCTGACCGAAGCCTCTGGCCCGGTAGCCCAGAAGATGTACGCGGAGCAGGCGCAAGCCAGCGAAGCGGCCGCGGAACAGGCCGAGCAGGCGAGTTCAGGTGGTAAGTCTGGCGGTGACGACGCAGTGGATGCCGAGTTCGAAGAAGTCAAAGACGACAAGAAAGAAGACAAGTAA
- a CDS encoding RnfH family protein yields the protein MTNQKTIAVEVVYALPHEQRLMSLLVEPGTTALQALEQSGIPREYPEVDPATAKLGIFGQALGTKGLAVAAEYVLQPGDRVEVYRPLIADPKEARKQRAEKAKRQAQGG from the coding sequence ATGACCAACCAGAAAACCATTGCCGTGGAAGTGGTGTACGCGCTGCCCCATGAGCAGCGCCTGATGAGCCTGTTGGTGGAGCCGGGCACCACCGCCCTGCAGGCACTGGAGCAGTCGGGGATTCCACGGGAGTACCCGGAAGTGGACCCGGCAACGGCGAAGCTGGGGATATTTGGTCAGGCCCTGGGGACCAAGGGCCTGGCGGTGGCTGCGGAGTATGTGCTGCAGCCGGGGGATCGGGTGGAAGTGTACCGGCCGCTGATTGCCGATCCGAAGGAGGCGCGCAAGCAGCGCGCGGAGAAGGCAAAGCGGCAGGCGCAGGGCGGTTGA
- the fur gene encoding ferric iron uptake transcriptional regulator produces MSNENQELRKAGLKVTLPRVKILQLLESANEQHLSAEDVYKMLLEAGEDVGLATVYRVLTQFESAGLVMRHNFDGGHSVFELDRGDHHDHMVCTDSGKVIEFHNEKIEELQHQIAEEHGYELTGHSLVLYVKKKDS; encoded by the coding sequence ATGTCGAACGAAAACCAGGAACTGCGCAAAGCGGGCCTCAAAGTCACTCTGCCGCGAGTGAAAATTCTCCAGCTGCTGGAAAGTGCCAATGAACAGCATCTCAGCGCAGAAGATGTGTACAAGATGCTGCTGGAAGCTGGAGAAGATGTAGGGCTGGCTACGGTGTACCGGGTACTGACCCAGTTTGAGAGCGCCGGCCTGGTCATGCGCCACAACTTCGATGGTGGCCACTCGGTGTTCGAGCTGGATCGCGGTGACCACCACGACCACATGGTGTGTACCGACTCCGGCAAGGTGATCGAATTTCACAATGAAAAGATTGAAGAGCTGCAGCACCAGATCGCCGAGGAGCACGGCTACGAGCTGACCGGCCACAGTCTGGTGCTGTATGTGAAGAAGAAAGATAGCTAG
- the rplU gene encoding 50S ribosomal protein L21 has translation MYAVIESGGKQHRVEEGEVLRLEKIEVATGESVDFDKVLMVVNGDTINIGAPVVEGAKVTAEVLSHGRGEKVRIIKFRRRKHSMKRQGHRQWYTEVKITGIKG, from the coding sequence ATGTACGCTGTTATCGAAAGCGGTGGCAAACAACACCGTGTAGAAGAAGGCGAAGTACTGCGCCTGGAAAAAATTGAAGTTGCTACTGGTGAATCTGTCGATTTCGACAAGGTTCTGATGGTAGTCAACGGTGACACCATCAACATTGGTGCACCGGTTGTGGAAGGTGCCAAGGTGACTGCAGAAGTGCTGAGCCACGGCCGCGGCGAGAAAGTGAGAATCATCAAATTCCGTCGTCGTAAGCACTCCATGAAGCGTCAAGGCCACCGTCAGTGGTACACCGAAGTTAAAATCACTGGCATCAAAGGCTAA